The Phycodurus eques isolate BA_2022a chromosome 17, UOR_Pequ_1.1, whole genome shotgun sequence nucleotide sequence CAACTTTACCTGTTGACattcacatatgtgtaagtgTCACAAAAAGAGCTAAAGTTAGTGATGTGCAAACTTTGTCAGCCTTGGGAACCCCACTCCTTCACTTTCCATCAGTTTGTGTTGTGAGTTTATATCGTTACAGTATTTACGGCAGGGCTACAATGATTCATCGCATAACTCAAATAATTCAGTTACAAAAAAAGCCGAATCTCTATCTCGAAGCTTCGCAGTGATAATTTTTCATACAGACCGATGTGACTGCAGTCGCACACACCACACCGTGTAGAAGTCGGCGCGATGACGGCGATCCGGAAAGAAAGTCCGTAAAAAACAAAGTCCATAGTATGTGATCATTACATAGTTCCATAGTTTGTAACGAATACACACTTAAAAAGGAAGATCAAATGGAATGTGTTCCACAACAGTGCATATACAATCGCCAATACAAGTTATAGTATCATTGTTGGCTAATTTAATATTGCTAGTTATAACATATTGTCATGCCTCCGCAAGTGGTCATCGATGGACACAGGCGACGGTCTgctttcaattactttattgaacaaacggaaAGGAAATGAACACGTAGTAAGCacatgcacacccacacaccagTTGTCAATGGCCCAAACATACGTTGAGTCACTCAACaaagccagttaacagccagtcTTCTCGACACTCTCAATCGCTGACACCGACGGCACTCACAAGAGTAGGCCCCGCCTTTCAAAGTCATCCACACACAAATCCCAGACACTACAGTcgaatgtgaggatggcgaccctgGGTGTACAAAAAGCACATGtaattgtttaataatgcaaaatcagtGTTTACCCAATTAATCATTGGGATAATCAGGAGAACACTCAATTCTAAATTTACTCGATAGATTCATCTGTAATATACAGCGAGATATGTTTTGAGTCCTACAGTAGCCCGTTGAGTCAGCAAACTGGTTGGGCCAGAATGAATTGCAGCCCTTATAGGGACTACACAACATGACCTCATTGAAGTGACTGATACAAAAGCAGTTTAATACGCCGTTTCCTTCACTGAGTGCCTTTCTAACGAGTCGTCTCATCCCGTCGTTGCAGAACATGGCCGTACCTCCAACCTACGCCGACCTGGGAAAGTCCGCTCGGGATGTTTTCACCAAGGGATACGGTGAGCAGCAAGGGTGTGGTGCGAAATGACGCCTTGAGCTTCAGTCGGGGACGTTTACTTGTTGTTTTCTCTTCAGGCTTTGGGCTCATCAagctggacttaaaaacaaagTCTGAGAATGGACTGGTAAGACCTTGGCACCCCGATGAGATTATCTTCCTCTGCCACCACAAGCTGAGCGGACTTAAATGTTTTATGGATATTTGCTAATCCCTATACAGTAGATTGTAGCCGCATTCACATGATAAAATTTTTCCCAATTCGCAGGAGTTCACCAGCACTGGCACGGCCAACACCGAGACCAGCAAGGTGGCCGGCTCACTGGAAACCAAGTACAAGTGGGCAGAGCACGGTCTGACCTTCACAGAGAAGTGGAACACCGACAACACGTTGGGCACTGAAATCACCATCGAGGACCAGGTGGGTGCAGAGTTGACGGAGAGGTGCAGCATTACCTTACATTTGTTGTTATTGCTGTATCCAGGTGAGcttatgtattttgttttgtgacgTTCTCTGCAGTTGGCCAAGGGTCTGAAGTTGACGTTTGACTCCTCCTTCTCACCAAACACCGGGTAAGTTTATTTTAGCAAgctattatatttattttatgttttaattgatttgcatttatttgcGATTTCATGATATACATCTTATTTGTATTATagtttattcatatttattaaattatttatatttgtattttaaattgtatttggaattttttaattatttgtttttatcttttatttttgcattttattttactttatattgaTTGTAGTTTAcctttaaattgtattaatatattttgtgtttcatttttcttttttatatattttaactttatattttatatgcatttataattgattgcattttttaattaaatttattttatgtatttattatataattatagtTTTGGCTgttattttcttaaatattttcattttgtatttagaattatttattttttatttcaggtttggtttgtatttagttttcaattgtattttaattttgtgtatttcattttttttttttttttttttttttaaattagtgtaCTTTTCAATAGtttatactttatttaaaaaaataaatgtagttttAAGAATTAATGAAATTctttatttgtctatttaatttttaaatcaaatgttattttttccaatttctattttatttatttctaaattGCTCAGaagtgtcatttttaactttcGGCTTCTTGTAGCAAAAAGGGCGGCAAGCTCAAGACGGCCTACAAGTGCGACCACATAAACCTGGGCTGCGACGTCAACTACGACATCAACGGCACGGCCGTGCACGGTGCCGCCGTGGTGGGCTTCGAGGGCTGGCTGGCGGGCTATCAGGTGACCTTCGAGGCCGGCCGCAACCGGATCACCCAGAGCAACTTTGCTGTTGGGTACAAGACGGACGAGTTCCAGCTGCATACCAACGTGTAAGGTCGAAAAGGCATACACCTTTATATATTAGCTAATGTGTGTATCCGACAACACTGCGGCTCTGCTTAGTGTTTGGCATTGACGTGATTTTGGTTCCGTGGCTGTGTTTCTACCAACTAGTACTGCTTCATTCAATCCCGCATGGGAGGCATATTGAGTTACTGCTGGGTGCCTTGTACTTATTTTTACATGGGTGGTGGGATTTAACACACTGTCGGGGAAACGAGCTAGTTGCCTGATCAAAAAGGAGCAGAAGTCCCTTGACTGGAAGGGCACGACAGTTAATGCCACTGAGGGGGTGAATGGCCAAGTAGGCCAACAGCCCCCCCGTTGAGCTCACGGCTAAAGGGCTCTTTATTgggcccctctgcgtcacttcacgcgcacacggcaaaaagtgttgctgcgcgtagaaagccgcagagatcatctctcgtgattggtccgttttagctgtgatgacgtactcgacgttcctctcggttccacataccacctacgtcgctgccttcttgatcgattttgcagcataattaaacgtatcatctggtcatctaggtccataaGTTCTAGCAGACACAGTTCCACGGTCGCcactgttgttgctttgttccttgttacggaaaggaaaggaaaaactgcTAATGGCcgaaaaatgcagaggaaactctaccctgtggcgtcctagctaATAACAGCCATAgcaacacccccgacttggaggagaactgcagtacattgtCAGAACTGCGCGCGTGgattgcgctcgagtataaagtcAAACTgtgcgcgggatagccgcagtgacgtaaGCTCGGTCGCCGCccgtgcgagtataaagaagccttaagccTTGTGTCTTGACGAGGTCAGCTGAAGCGTATCCCATTTGTACAACCACCTGTTGCTTAAAACCTGTATTACTTCTTGAAATCTTTACTTAAAAGTCTGCTTCCCCTACTCATCGCAGAAATGACGGCACAGAGTTTGGCGGCTCCATCTACCAGAAGGTGAACGAGCAGCTGGAGACGGCCGTCAATCTGGCCTGGACCGCTGGCAACAGCAACACCCGCTTTGGCATCGCCGCCAAGTACCAGATTGATCCCGACGCGTCTTTCTCTGTGAGTGCCGTCGCCCGCTTTGTTTGGCTAAGTAGGACCTGAAGCCAGTttaacttagcaacatgaaattttgtAGGCCTGTCTATCATGGGTAGACCCATAAAAAACTCAAGAAGCCAGAAAAgagacaggaagtctgccattttggtttgaagtgaccATTTCAGGGTTAGTTTACTTTTTTCAATGGGTCGTTCAAATACTAACTTGTACTACAGATAGACTCTATTTGCAACCAAGTTTGAGCCTAGTTTTCTAGACAGACAACATTAAATCacgaaacatttacatttttgtcattgtgtgttgGCGGTGCACACTGGTGAATTTGATGATTCCCAAAAACAGGAAACTATAATAAGTCATCTCCAGGTACCTCCTTCTGGCAGAAATATCAAGATTCAATTACACCTTTTCTCGTCCCAACATACTCTTTTGACATGCTTGATTAATTCATATGTCATCTCTCGCAGGCCAAGGTAAACAACTCCAGCCTCATAGGCCTGGGATACACTCAGACTCTCAAGCCAGGTAagaacacttatttttattcgtaatacagtgaaacctctaaACTAGCAAGTACCGAGTAACCCAAACTCaacagtgatgggacattgtgatttcttaGGAATGTTGGAGAACCgatgatttgaaaatgtttatagAAATAGTGTTGCATCTTGATAAttatctgtttcctaccttgttgaATAATACTTGTTAATAAATGCGAGATAATTTCCATGATCAGTGTCTATACATAGATAATAGACTTGCACAGGAGCAATGAAAATCAGTTAGCCATCTCACAATTTGCAGTGTtgaggtgaaaaaaagaaagcatacAATGATCAAAAAGATCATTAATCGTAACATAAAGGTAATTGAAGCTAATTAGTTATTTCAGAAGTATTTATCAATCTGGTAGCCTTTTATATTAATCAATACCCAAGAAGTAGTAGCTCTGCTTTAAGAAGGTTGGGGACCCCTGCtcctaacatccatccatccattttctgagccgcttctcctcactagggtcgcgggcatgctggagcctatcccagctgtcatcgggcaggaggcggggtacaccctgaactggttgccagccaatcgcagggcacatggaaacaaacaaccattcacactcacagtcatgcctacgggaaatttagagtctccaattaatgcatgtttttgggatgtgggaggaaaccggagtgaccggagaaaacccacgccggcacggggagaacatccaaactccacacaggcggggacggggatcctcagaactgtgaggctgacgctctaaccagtcgtccaccgtgccgcctgctccTAACACATTagtggaaaacaaaaatacaaagtcCAGCGTTGCCTTGTAAGGACCAAGCCCTCCCGCGAATAGTTAAAATTTGCAAGTAATTGAGTCCCCACTCAAAAAAGGTTTACAATTTcctaaagatgccacaagatggcgtcaaAGCACTACTTTAAATGAAGCGCCTTAACtcgcttcaacatagttccttggcaccaagatggcagcaaaacaaCGCTGTTGTCTAAATAGAGAACAACTCTCTTCAACGTAGTTCTTTGACACCTTAATGCCACATGCTTCGATGCGTAAATACTCGCTGAACGTCATGGTACTTGTACAGAATTTGTACTCACTGTGAATCTGTGTGGTCTGGTTCAGGCATCAAGCTGACGCTGTCTGCCCTCCTCGACGGCAAGAACATCAACGCCGGCGGCCACAAGCTGGGCCTCGGCCTCGAGTTCCAGGCGTAAGGCGGGCACGCACATCTCGCTGACGCCGCCTCCAATCCACTCCCAGCATTCctcaatttaaataaaaacttatTTAGCCCTCACGTCCCCCCCCATCCCATCCCACTACCTCCTAGATGTGCCACATCTGGAGGCAAGCCGGTCGGCCACCAAACTGCGAGAGGCAAAGACCTCCCAC carries:
- the vdac1 gene encoding voltage-dependent anion-selective channel protein 1, encoding MAVPPTYADLGKSARDVFTKGYGFGLIKLDLKTKSENGLEFTSTGTANTETSKVAGSLETKYKWAEHGLTFTEKWNTDNTLGTEITIEDQLAKGLKLTFDSSFSPNTGKKGGKLKTAYKCDHINLGCDVNYDINGTAVHGAAVVGFEGWLAGYQVTFEAGRNRITQSNFAVGYKTDEFQLHTNVNDGTEFGGSIYQKVNEQLETAVNLAWTAGNSNTRFGIAAKYQIDPDASFSAKVNNSSLIGLGYTQTLKPGIKLTLSALLDGKNINAGGHKLGLGLEFQA